From the genome of Pseudomonas sp. TMP9, one region includes:
- a CDS encoding DNA internalization-related competence protein ComEC/Rec2, whose translation MFALLAGLLLLRFLPALPPLWLLILFPIAGLLLLPFRSYPIALFLFGFTWACVSAQWALDDRLAPSVDARTLWLQGQVVGLPEVSGGVVRFELEQAVSRRELLPKRLRLSWYGGPAVHAGETWRLAVRLKRPHGLVNPQAFDYEAWLLTQRIGATGTVKSGELLTPASGTGAWRDRLRQHLLATPAHGREGALAALVLGDGSGLSTADWQVLQNTGTVHLMVISGQHIGLLATLLYSLVAGLARVGGWPRSWPWLPCACVLAFSGALAYGLLAGFEVPVQRACVMVGLVLLWRWRFRHLGVGLPVLLALLAVLLLEPLASLQPGFWLSFGAVALLILIFSGRLGVWPWWGTLLRAQWAMAIGLLPLLLALGLPVSASGPLANLVAVPVIGLLVVPLALLGTLLLPVPGVGATLIGVAGWVLHLMFMLLSQLSVWLPAWLPSALPFWAWLLVALGALVLLLPAALPMRSLGALLLLPLLFSPQQRPEYGRAEVWLLDVGQGLAVLVRTQQHDLLYDAGPRFGEFDTGERVVLPSLRALDVRGLDLLLLSHADNDHAGGAAAIKRGLPVSRVVSGEPDNVAHSLQAQACKSEQWQWDGVAFSTWQWAGATDGNQASCVLLVEANGERLWLTGDIDSHAERALLNSTLLMPAQWLLAPHHGSRSSSSAALLAQVKPAAVLISRGAHNAFGHPHADVMGRYEAVAARAYDTAVQGALRIRLGAFEPAQGLRNHARFWREK comes from the coding sequence ATGTTTGCGTTATTGGCTGGGCTGCTGCTGTTACGCTTTCTTCCGGCCTTGCCGCCGTTGTGGCTGCTGATCCTCTTCCCGATAGCTGGGCTGCTGCTGCTGCCGTTTCGCAGCTACCCCATCGCGTTATTCCTCTTCGGCTTTACTTGGGCTTGTGTGTCAGCGCAGTGGGCGCTGGATGACCGCTTGGCGCCCTCAGTGGATGCCCGCACTCTCTGGCTGCAGGGGCAAGTGGTGGGCCTGCCTGAGGTCAGTGGCGGTGTGGTGCGGTTCGAGCTGGAGCAGGCGGTTTCTCGCCGCGAGCTATTGCCCAAGCGTTTACGCCTCTCGTGGTATGGCGGGCCAGCTGTGCATGCGGGTGAGACGTGGCGCTTAGCGGTGCGCCTCAAACGTCCCCATGGGTTGGTCAACCCGCAGGCCTTTGATTATGAAGCTTGGTTATTGACGCAGCGAATCGGGGCAACGGGGACGGTGAAAAGTGGCGAGTTGCTGACCCCCGCTAGCGGGACGGGTGCGTGGCGTGACCGCTTGCGTCAGCACCTACTCGCCACTCCGGCGCATGGTCGTGAAGGCGCTTTGGCGGCCTTGGTACTGGGCGATGGTTCGGGATTATCCACGGCAGACTGGCAGGTTCTGCAAAACACTGGAACGGTGCACTTAATGGTGATCTCCGGCCAGCATATCGGTCTGTTAGCGACGCTTTTATATAGTCTGGTTGCTGGTTTAGCGCGTGTTGGGGGGTGGCCGCGCAGTTGGCCTTGGTTGCCCTGCGCCTGTGTCTTGGCGTTTAGCGGTGCACTGGCTTACGGCCTGCTGGCAGGTTTTGAAGTGCCGGTGCAGCGCGCCTGTGTGATGGTCGGCTTGGTGCTGCTGTGGCGCTGGCGTTTTCGTCATTTGGGCGTGGGCTTGCCCGTGTTGTTGGCACTGCTAGCGGTGTTGCTGTTGGAGCCGTTGGCCAGTTTGCAACCAGGGTTCTGGTTATCTTTTGGCGCAGTGGCGCTGCTTATTCTGATTTTTAGTGGCCGCTTGGGTGTTTGGCCTTGGTGGGGCACTTTACTGCGAGCGCAGTGGGCCATGGCGATAGGGTTGCTGCCGTTATTGCTGGCGCTCGGCTTACCGGTAAGTGCCAGCGGGCCGCTGGCCAACTTAGTGGCAGTGCCTGTAATCGGCTTGTTGGTGGTACCGCTGGCATTACTCGGCACGCTGCTGCTGCCCGTGCCTGGGGTGGGGGCTACCTTGATCGGGGTCGCGGGCTGGGTGCTGCATCTGATGTTTATGCTGCTCAGCCAATTGTCTGTGTGGCTACCCGCGTGGTTGCCCAGTGCGCTGCCTTTTTGGGCGTGGCTGCTGGTGGCGCTGGGTGCGCTGGTATTGCTTTTGCCCGCAGCGCTGCCCATGCGCAGCTTAGGTGCGTTGCTGCTATTGCCGTTGTTATTTAGCCCGCAACAACGTCCCGAATATGGCCGGGCTGAGGTGTGGCTGTTGGACGTCGGCCAAGGCTTGGCCGTGCTGGTGCGCACCCAGCAGCATGATTTGCTGTATGACGCGGGTCCGCGGTTTGGTGAGTTCGATACGGGTGAGCGGGTGGTGTTGCCATCCTTACGCGCACTGGATGTGCGTGGGCTTGATCTGTTGTTGCTCAGCCATGCCGACAACGATCATGCCGGTGGCGCTGCCGCCATCAAGCGTGGCTTACCTGTCAGTCGGGTGGTCAGTGGTGAACCCGATAACGTAGCGCATTCGCTGCAGGCCCAGGCCTGTAAATCTGAGCAGTGGCAATGGGACGGAGTTGCCTTCAGCACTTGGCAATGGGCCGGTGCAACCGATGGTAACCAAGCGTCTTGCGTATTGCTGGTAGAGGCCAATGGTGAGCGTCTGTGGTTGACTGGAGACATCGACAGTCATGCCGAGCGCGCTTTGCTCAACAGTACTTTACTGATGCCGGCACAGTGGTTGCTAGCGCCGCATCATGGCAGCCGTAGCTCGTCTTCTGCTGCACTACTGGCGCAGGTTAAACCGGCCGCAGTGTTGATTTCTCGTGGCGCGCACAATGCCTTTGGTCATCCGCATGCTGACGTCATGGGGCGCTATGAGGCTGTTGCGGCGCGAGCTTATGACACCGCCGTGCAGGGTGCGCTGCGGATTCGCCTCGGCGCATTCGAGCCCGCACAGGGTTTGCGTAATCACGCACGCTTTTGGCGGGAAAAATGA
- a CDS encoding MotA/TolQ/ExbB proton channel family protein, with protein MWELVKAGGWIMLPIILCSIAAAGIIAERLWTLRPSRITPPNLLGQVWKWIKEKKLNNQKLKELRANSPLGQILAAGLANSKHGREIMKECIQEAAARVVHDLERYLNALGTIAGIAPLLGLLGTVLGMIEIFSSFMGSGMANAGLLASGISKALITTAAGLMVAIPALFFHRYLQRRVDELVVGMEQEAIRLVEVVQGDRDVDLGEDKA; from the coding sequence GTGTGGGAACTGGTAAAAGCTGGCGGCTGGATCATGCTGCCGATCATTCTGTGCTCCATCGCTGCGGCCGGCATTATTGCCGAGCGCCTATGGACGCTGCGGCCGAGCCGCATCACCCCACCCAATCTGCTCGGGCAGGTATGGAAGTGGATCAAAGAGAAAAAACTGAATAACCAAAAGCTTAAAGAGCTGCGCGCGAACTCGCCGCTGGGGCAAATTCTTGCTGCTGGCCTGGCTAACTCCAAACACGGTCGCGAGATCATGAAGGAGTGCATTCAGGAAGCTGCCGCTCGAGTCGTTCATGACTTAGAGCGCTATCTCAATGCGCTTGGCACCATCGCCGGCATTGCGCCGCTGCTGGGTTTGCTCGGCACCGTTCTGGGCATGATCGAAATTTTCAGCTCCTTTATGGGTTCCGGTATGGCCAACGCGGGTTTACTGGCCAGCGGTATTTCCAAGGCGCTGATCACCACCGCAGCAGGTCTGATGGTGGCCATTCCTGCCTTGTTCTTTCACCGCTACCTGCAGCGCAGGGTTGATGAGCTGGTGGTGGGCATGGAGCAGGAAGCGATTCGCCTGGTTGAAGTGGTACAGGGCGATCGTGATGTTGATTTGGGTGAGGATAAGGCGTGA
- a CDS encoding biopolymer transporter ExbD — protein sequence MKFRRKPRENVEINLASLIDVVFILLLFFVVTTTFTRETQLKVDLPEAATGTPPEQTELKQLEILIAADGSYSLNAKQLLKSDLPSLMAALQKESEGDNSLPLIISADAKTQHQAVITAMDAAGKLGFAHLRMTTIEAQAAP from the coding sequence GTGAAATTCCGGCGTAAACCGCGGGAAAACGTCGAGATCAACCTGGCCTCGTTGATCGACGTGGTGTTTATCCTGCTGCTGTTTTTTGTGGTCACCACCACCTTTACTCGCGAGACCCAGCTCAAGGTCGACCTGCCGGAAGCCGCCACAGGTACGCCGCCGGAACAGACTGAACTGAAGCAGCTGGAAATTCTAATTGCTGCTGACGGTAGTTACTCCCTGAATGCCAAGCAGTTGCTTAAAAGCGATCTGCCCAGCCTGATGGCTGCACTGCAAAAGGAGTCGGAAGGCGATAACAGCTTGCCGTTAATTATCAGTGCCGATGCCAAAACTCAGCATCAGGCTGTGATTACGGCCATGGACGCCGCCGGTAAACTGGGTTTTGCCCATCTGCGCATGACCACCATTGAGGCGCAAGCCGCGCCTTGA
- the lpxK gene encoding tetraacyldisaccharide 4'-kinase produces the protein MSLSSRITAAWYDGHPALRLLRPLEWLYRAVVRRKRARFLAGEGDIYRAPVPVIVVGNITVGGTGKTPMILWLIEHCRSQGLRVGVVSRGYGAQPPQLPWRVMADQAARVAGDEPLLIVQRSGVPLMIDPDRSRAVAALLTAEPLDLILSDDGLQHYRLDRDLELVLIDAVRGLGNRHCLPAGPLREPVERLQSVDALLYNGASNDPQEGYGFTLRPRTLINLRSGEPHALSHFPPGQALHAVAGIGNPQRFFMTLEGLHWQPVAHAFADHAPYSAELLNFSPALPLVMTEKDAVKCRAFAADDWWYLAVDAQPSAAFVAWFDQQLQHLVPRA, from the coding sequence ATGAGCCTGTCCTCCCGCATCACGGCTGCCTGGTATGACGGTCACCCGGCATTGCGCCTGTTGCGCCCGTTGGAGTGGCTGTATCGCGCAGTAGTGAGACGCAAGCGTGCGCGTTTTCTGGCGGGTGAAGGTGATATCTATCGCGCCCCAGTGCCGGTGATCGTGGTCGGTAATATTACTGTCGGCGGCACCGGCAAAACCCCAATGATTCTCTGGTTGATCGAGCATTGTCGCAGCCAAGGGTTGCGCGTTGGGGTGGTCAGCCGTGGTTATGGCGCGCAGCCGCCGCAGTTGCCCTGGCGAGTGATGGCTGATCAGGCGGCCCGTGTGGCGGGCGATGAACCCCTGTTAATTGTGCAGCGCAGTGGCGTGCCCTTGATGATCGACCCCGATCGCAGCCGCGCAGTGGCGGCGCTGCTGACGGCTGAGCCGTTGGATCTAATTCTCAGTGACGACGGTTTGCAGCACTATCGTTTGGACCGTGATCTGGAGTTGGTACTGATTGATGCGGTGCGCGGCCTGGGTAATCGTCACTGCCTGCCGGCTGGCCCGCTGCGTGAGCCGGTCGAGCGCCTGCAGAGTGTTGATGCGTTGCTCTACAACGGCGCATCGAATGATCCGCAGGAAGGCTACGGCTTTACTTTACGGCCACGCACCTTGATCAACTTGCGCAGCGGCGAGCCGCATGCCTTAAGCCATTTTCCACCCGGTCAGGCCCTGCACGCAGTCGCGGGTATTGGCAACCCGCAGCGTTTCTTCATGACCCTTGAAGGGCTACACTGGCAACCTGTCGCACATGCCTTTGCCGACCACGCGCCTTACAGCGCCGAGTTGCTAAATTTTAGCCCGGCGCTGCCACTGGTGATGACGGAAAAGGATGCGGTTAAATGCCGTGCCTTTGCGGCTGATGATTGGTGGTACTTGGCGGTTGATGCGCAGCCCTCGGCTGCGTTTGTTGCCTGGTTTGATCAGCAATTGCAGCACCTAGTGCCGCGCGCCTGA
- a CDS encoding Trm112 family protein — MDPKLLDILACPLCKGPLKLVADKSELICKADALAFPVRDGIPVMLESEARTLNVDERLDK, encoded by the coding sequence ATGGACCCGAAACTACTCGATATTCTCGCCTGCCCACTGTGCAAGGGGCCGTTGAAGCTCGTGGCTGATAAAAGCGAGCTGATCTGTAAGGCCGATGCGCTGGCCTTTCCCGTGCGCGATGGCATCCCCGTGATGCTGGAAAGCGAAGCGCGCACCCTCAACGTTGACGAGCGTTTGGACAAGTAA
- the kdsB gene encoding 3-deoxy-manno-octulosonate cytidylyltransferase, which yields MSTAFTVVIPARFASSRLPGKPLQDIAGKPMIQHVWEQACKSSAQQVVVATDDARIVEACNGFGAQVILTRVDHNSGTDRLAEVATALGLAADAIVVNVQGDEPLIPPAIIDQVAANLAANPQAAIATLAEPIDDVQALFNPNVVKVVSDKTGLALTFSRAPLAWARDAFAKSRDQLPAGVPYRRHIGIYAYRAQFLHDFVSWGPCWLEDTECLEQLRALWHGVRIHVADALESPPAGVDTAEDLERVRRLLGA from the coding sequence ATGAGCACTGCCTTTACCGTTGTTATTCCGGCGCGCTTCGCTTCCAGTCGTCTGCCAGGCAAGCCGCTGCAGGATATTGCCGGAAAACCGATGATTCAGCATGTCTGGGAGCAGGCGTGCAAAAGCAGCGCGCAGCAGGTTGTGGTGGCCACCGACGATGCGCGCATTGTTGAGGCCTGCAATGGCTTTGGTGCGCAGGTGATTCTGACCCGTGTTGACCACAATTCCGGCACTGATCGCTTGGCCGAAGTGGCCACGGCGCTCGGTTTGGCGGCCGATGCCATCGTGGTTAATGTGCAGGGCGATGAGCCGTTGATTCCGCCAGCGATTATCGACCAAGTGGCCGCTAACCTCGCCGCCAACCCGCAGGCAGCTATCGCCACGCTGGCCGAGCCGATTGATGATGTGCAGGCGTTATTCAACCCCAACGTGGTCAAGGTGGTCAGCGACAAAACCGGCCTGGCTCTGACCTTTAGTCGTGCACCGCTGGCCTGGGCGCGTGATGCCTTTGCCAAGAGCCGTGATCAGCTACCCGCGGGCGTACCGTACCGTCGGCACATCGGCATCTATGCTTACCGCGCGCAGTTTTTGCATGATTTCGTCAGTTGGGGCCCCTGCTGGTTGGAAGACACTGAGTGCCTAGAGCAGTTGCGTGCGCTTTGGCATGGCGTGCGAATTCATGTTGCCGACGCCCTTGAGTCGCCACCTGCCGGCGTCGATACCGCAGAAGACTTGGAGCGGGTTCGCCGCTTGCTGGGGGCTTAA
- a CDS encoding low molecular weight protein-tyrosine-phosphatase, translating to MRVLFVCLGNICRSPTAEGVLRHKLREAGLQGRVDVDSAGTSDWHIGKAADTRTCQAAQQRGYDLSALRGRQVTTADFQAFDLVLAMDASNLHDLQQLRPSNASAELDLFLRRYQVALDEVPDPYYGGEAGFAHVLDLIEQACDALVLELKGRL from the coding sequence ATGCGCGTTCTGTTTGTCTGTCTGGGCAACATCTGCCGTTCGCCCACGGCTGAAGGCGTGTTGCGTCATAAGTTGCGTGAGGCCGGTTTGCAGGGGCGTGTCGATGTTGACTCTGCCGGCACCAGCGACTGGCACATTGGTAAAGCAGCGGATACGCGCACCTGCCAAGCCGCGCAGCAGCGCGGCTATGATTTGTCCGCTCTGCGTGGGCGGCAAGTTACGACGGCAGATTTTCAGGCCTTTGACTTGGTGTTGGCGATGGACGCCAGCAATCTGCATGATTTGCAGCAACTTCGCCCAAGCAATGCCTCAGCCGAGTTGGATCTGTTCTTGCGTCGTTATCAGGTGGCGCTGGATGAAGTGCCTGATCCTTATTACGGGGGTGAAGCAGGCTTTGCCCACGTGTTGGACTTGATCGAGCAGGCCTGTGATGCCCTGGTACTTGAGCTTAAGGGGCGTCTATGA
- the murB gene encoding UDP-N-acetylmuramate dehydrogenase, with protein sequence MSLQVRTHVSLKPFNSFAVEARASHFAEAENDQQVREALSYARALQLPLLLLGGGSNLLLTADVEALVLRIASRGIRVLEDDGERVIIEAQAGEPWHPFVQWTLTQGFAGLENLSLIPGTVGAAPVQNIGAYGVELKDLFAGLTALDRRSGELREFSSQDCAFAYRDSVFKRESGRWLILRVRFALSRTVALHLDYGPVRQRLAQQGISAPTAQDVSQAICAIRSEKLPDPAVLGNAGSFFKNPLVSAELAQRLRNEYTDLVAYPQMVDGQAGGQVKLAAGWLIERAGWKGFRDGDAGVHRLQALVLVNYGAATGAQLLALAKRIQADIAQRFAVDLEIEPNVL encoded by the coding sequence ATGAGTTTGCAGGTGCGCACTCACGTATCACTCAAACCCTTTAATAGTTTCGCCGTCGAAGCCCGGGCCAGCCATTTTGCTGAGGCTGAGAACGATCAGCAGGTACGCGAGGCGTTGAGTTACGCACGCGCGCTGCAGCTACCGCTGCTATTGCTGGGTGGCGGCAGCAATCTGCTGCTCACTGCTGATGTTGAGGCGTTGGTGCTGCGTATCGCTAGCCGAGGCATTCGCGTGCTGGAGGATGACGGCGAGCGAGTGATAATTGAAGCGCAAGCGGGCGAACCTTGGCACCCGTTTGTGCAATGGACGCTGACTCAAGGCTTTGCGGGTCTGGAAAACCTTAGTTTGATCCCTGGCACAGTCGGCGCTGCGCCCGTGCAAAACATCGGTGCTTATGGCGTTGAGTTGAAAGATTTATTTGCCGGCCTGACCGCTCTGGATCGGCGCAGCGGCGAACTACGCGAGTTCTCTTCACAGGACTGCGCTTTTGCTTACCGTGACAGCGTGTTTAAGCGCGAGAGTGGCCGTTGGTTGATTTTACGGGTGCGCTTCGCCCTCAGCCGCACTGTTGCATTGCACTTGGACTATGGCCCGGTGCGTCAGCGCTTGGCGCAGCAAGGCATTAGTGCACCGACGGCGCAGGATGTGAGTCAGGCGATTTGCGCCATTCGTAGCGAAAAACTGCCGGACCCAGCTGTACTTGGTAACGCGGGCAGTTTCTTCAAAAACCCACTGGTATCCGCTGAGTTGGCGCAGCGTCTGCGCAATGAATATACCGATCTGGTGGCCTATCCTCAGATGGTGGATGGACAGGCGGGCGGGCAGGTCAAGCTGGCCGCAGGCTGGCTTATTGAGCGTGCGGGCTGGAAAGGTTTTCGTGACGGTGATGCAGGTGTGCATCGTCTGCAGGCATTGGTGCTGGTCAATTACGGTGCGGCTACGGGTGCACAATTATTAGCCCTGGCGAAACGTATCCAAGCGGATATTGCGCAGCGCTTCGCGGTTGATTTGGAGATCGAGCCTAACGTGTTGTAA
- the rne gene encoding ribonuclease E: MKRMLINATQPEELRVALVDGQKLYDLDIESGAREQKKSNIYKGKITRVEPSLEAAFVDFGSDRHGFLPLKEISREYFSKAPEGRVNIKDVLKEGQEVIVQVEKEERGNKGAALTTFISLAGRYLVLMPNNPRAGGISRRIEGEERNELREALNGLVAPSDMGLIVRTAGLGRSSEEMQWDLDYLLQLWTAIKEASLDRAAPFLIYQESNVIIRAIRDYLRQDIGEVLIDSIEAQQEALSFINQVMPQYASKIKLYEDSVPLFNRFQIESQIETAFQREVKLPSGGSIVIDPTEALVSIDINSSRATKGSDIEETALQTNLEAAEEIARQLRLRDIGGLIVIDFIDMTPAKNQRAVEEKVRESLEADRARVQVGRISRFGLLEMSRQRLRPSLGESSGIVCPRCNGQGIIRDVESLSLAILRLIEEEALKDRTAEVRAQVPIPVAAFLLNEKRNSITKIELRSRARIVIVPNDHLETPHFEVQRIRDDSPEAQSTQSSYEMAVVEVEEEKPAAATRTLVRQEAAIKTAPQRTAPTPVEAVATQTVEAAKPSLFKGLVKSLVSLFASAEEEKPAVVEKKTSERPQRSDERRNGRQQNRSRGGRNTEERKPREERAPREERQPRAPREERAPREERAPREERAPREERSPRETVEVREPQEVRQSRPPREERQPRDRKPREDRQTRELREPLDAVPGDSATVSEEAVAERPQREPRQPRAPREERQPRAEQAAAAADEDVLNAEENLQDDEQEGSEDGDRPRRRSRGQRRRSNRRERQSDANGNPIEGSDEATEGTAADDIAITAAAVTSVVLTDTAEADQTGTEAAPVAAEQEQEQSREAVAAEAPRVASETAAVEAVSSCADDASEVTAPVVDVHEAPAAPVAEEAPMPIAPLVEVPVAVVVEPVVEVAKAAEAAPATVVSSNGRAPNDPREKRRLQREAERLAREAAEAPAAEVQVNADEPLAAEPQAELVAESVVEAAVEAPAEPEVETQVNTDVIAQPQSSLITEADAEEQVKDAAKPQI; the protein is encoded by the coding sequence ATGAAAAGAATGCTGATTAACGCAACTCAACCTGAAGAGCTGCGTGTCGCCCTAGTAGATGGGCAAAAACTTTACGACCTAGACATCGAGTCTGGTGCCCGTGAGCAGAAAAAATCCAACATCTACAAAGGCAAAATTACCCGCGTAGAACCTAGCCTCGAAGCAGCCTTCGTTGATTTTGGCTCCGATCGCCACGGCTTTCTCCCGCTTAAAGAAATCTCCCGCGAATACTTCAGCAAGGCCCCCGAAGGCCGCGTCAACATTAAAGACGTGCTCAAGGAAGGCCAGGAAGTCATTGTTCAGGTCGAGAAAGAAGAGCGCGGCAACAAAGGCGCAGCCCTGACTACCTTTATCAGCTTGGCTGGCCGTTATTTGGTGCTTATGCCCAATAACCCGCGCGCCGGCGGTATCTCTCGCCGTATCGAAGGCGAAGAGCGTAACGAACTGCGTGAGGCCCTCAACGGCTTAGTCGCACCGAGCGATATGGGCCTGATTGTGCGCACTGCCGGTCTTGGCCGCTCCAGCGAAGAAATGCAGTGGGACCTCGATTATCTGCTGCAACTCTGGACCGCTATCAAAGAAGCCTCACTGGACCGTGCCGCACCTTTCTTGATCTATCAAGAAAGCAACGTGATCATTCGCGCCATCCGTGACTACCTGCGCCAGGACATCGGCGAAGTACTGATCGACAGCATCGAAGCGCAGCAGGAAGCCCTGAGCTTTATCAATCAAGTGATGCCGCAGTACGCCAGCAAGATCAAGCTGTATGAAGACAGCGTGCCGCTGTTCAATCGCTTTCAGATCGAAAGCCAGATTGAAACCGCCTTCCAGCGCGAAGTGAAACTGCCGTCGGGCGGCTCCATCGTTATCGACCCCACCGAAGCACTGGTGTCCATTGACATCAACTCTTCGCGCGCCACCAAAGGCAGCGATATCGAAGAAACTGCCCTGCAAACCAACCTGGAAGCGGCCGAAGAAATCGCCCGTCAACTGCGTCTGCGTGATATCGGCGGGTTGATCGTGATCGACTTTATCGACATGACCCCGGCGAAGAATCAGCGCGCAGTAGAAGAGAAAGTCCGCGAAAGCCTCGAAGCTGACCGCGCCCGCGTACAGGTCGGGCGCATCTCGCGCTTTGGCTTGCTGGAAATGTCCCGTCAGCGTCTGCGTCCGTCACTGGGCGAAAGCAGCGGCATCGTCTGCCCGCGCTGCAACGGTCAAGGCATTATCCGTGACGTTGAATCTTTGTCGCTGGCGATTCTGCGCCTGATCGAAGAAGAAGCCCTGAAAGACCGCACTGCCGAAGTTCGCGCACAAGTGCCAATCCCCGTTGCGGCCTTCCTGCTCAACGAAAAACGTAACTCGATCACCAAGATTGAGCTGCGTAGCCGCGCGCGCATTGTCATCGTGCCGAACGATCATCTGGAAACGCCACACTTTGAAGTGCAGCGCATCCGCGATGACAGCCCGGAAGCCCAGTCCACCCAATCCAGCTATGAAATGGCTGTGGTCGAAGTGGAGGAAGAAAAGCCAGCAGCCGCGACGCGCACCTTGGTCCGCCAGGAAGCCGCTATTAAAACCGCACCACAGCGCACCGCACCCACTCCAGTTGAAGCAGTGGCCACGCAGACGGTTGAAGCGGCTAAGCCGAGCCTGTTTAAGGGCTTGGTTAAATCGCTGGTCAGCCTGTTTGCCAGCGCCGAAGAAGAAAAACCTGCCGTTGTTGAAAAGAAAACCAGCGAACGCCCACAACGCAGTGATGAGCGCCGTAACGGTCGCCAGCAAAACCGCAGCCGAGGCGGCCGCAACACCGAAGAACGTAAACCGCGCGAAGAGCGCGCTCCCCGTGAAGAACGCCAACCACGTGCTCCGCGTGAAGAGCGCGCACCGCGAGAGGAACGCGCGCCACGCGAAGAGCGTGCACCTCGTGAAGAACGCAGCCCACGTGAAACCGTAGAAGTTCGTGAGCCGCAGGAAGTTCGTCAATCGCGCCCACCGCGTGAAGAGCGTCAACCACGTGACCGCAAGCCACGTGAAGATCGCCAAACACGTGAATTGCGTGAGCCGTTGGATGCCGTGCCAGGCGACAGTGCAACCGTCAGCGAAGAAGCCGTCGCTGAACGTCCGCAACGCGAACCGCGCCAACCTCGCGCACCGCGTGAAGAGCGCCAGCCGCGTGCTGAGCAGGCTGCAGCCGCTGCTGATGAAGACGTGCTGAACGCGGAAGAAAACCTGCAGGATGATGAACAAGAAGGCAGCGAAGACGGTGATCGCCCTCGTCGCCGCTCTCGTGGTCAGCGTCGTCGCAGCAATCGCCGCGAGCGCCAGAGCGATGCCAACGGCAACCCGATTGAAGGCAGCGATGAAGCAACGGAAGGGACAGCTGCTGACGATATCGCCATCACTGCAGCCGCCGTTACCAGCGTTGTTCTCACTGATACCGCCGAAGCTGATCAAACGGGCACCGAAGCCGCACCGGTTGCTGCTGAGCAAGAGCAAGAGCAATCGCGTGAAGCCGTTGCCGCTGAAGCCCCCCGCGTAGCCAGCGAAACGGCTGCTGTAGAAGCTGTAAGCAGCTGCGCTGACGATGCTAGCGAAGTAACTGCACCCGTTGTTGACGTGCATGAAGCGCCTGCAGCACCCGTTGCTGAAGAAGCGCCAATGCCTATCGCGCCGCTGGTTGAAGTGCCTGTTGCGGTGGTAGTCGAGCCAGTGGTGGAAGTCGCTAAAGCTGCTGAAGCTGCACCGGCGACAGTGGTCAGCAGTAACGGTCGTGCACCTAACGATCCACGTGAAAAGCGTCGCCTTCAGCGTGAAGCTGAGCGCTTGGCACGTGAAGCAGCCGAAGCACCCGCTGCCGAGGTGCAGGTTAACGCTGATGAGCCTTTAGCTGCAGAGCCGCAAGCAGAATTGGTTGCTGAGTCCGTTGTTGAAGCCGCAGTCGAAGCACCCGCTGAACCTGAGGTCGAAACACAGGTAAACACTGACGTGATCGCGCAGCCACAAAGCTCCCTGATTACTGAAGCAGACGCTGAAGAGCAGGTTAAAGACGCGGCTAAACCGCAAATTTAA